The Henckelia pumila isolate YLH828 unplaced genomic scaffold, ASM3356847v2 CTG_461:::fragment_3, whole genome shotgun sequence genome window below encodes:
- the LOC140872013 gene encoding nuclear transport factor 2-like: MTTPRPRYSAQEVAKAFVTKYYVILNKSPEVAHKFYQESSLLGWPGPDGVSKTVTTLSGIHGEIMSSDYKYCLFETETVEVQESLEGGILVAVTGLLALKDGVRKGFSQTFFLATQEDGFFVLNDILQVVDLSRFSTNTVIQDNQKKYQVAPAQNSGLVLSSSQTKKVVEKGNAKKTSASSVSKDPDANVAATTSSEVASSQTKEAVEDGNAEKTSDSSVSKDTDAKVAATNSSEVEASSEKACPILSPTSDVKKEASTKITYASMVAKASPTTSPLITSIHSKFDKKAVARLTFKASASFVQGASEVSNPRSTESNPSVHSNAAETEMQPVKRIYIGGLPYDITKQRLLEVLKQFGPVRRNSDSIQIRRQEDGFCCGFVEFESVDSARRAVEAHRVKFGRKESYMAYRRSASDRGKSMSYARESR; this comes from the exons ATGACAACCCCGAGGCCAAGATATTCTGCTCAGGAAGTGGCGAAAGCATTTGTGACGAAATACTATGTGATTCTCAATAAATCTCCTGAAGTTGCCCACAAGTTCTATCAGGAGTCGAGCCTACTAGGCTGGCCAGGGCCCGATGGTGTTAGCAAGACCGTGACAACCTTAAGT GGCATTCATGGTGAGATCATGTCCTCGGATTATAAATATTGTCTATTTGAGACAGAAACTGTGGAGGTCCAAGAATCTTTGGAAGGAGGGATCCTTGTCGCCGTAACTGGATTGTTGGCTCTGAAGGATGGTGTTAGAAAGGGTTTTAGCCAGACATTCTTTCTGGCAACACAAGAGGATGGCTTCTTCGTCTTGAACGATATTTTACAGGTCGTTGATCTATCTCGattttccaccaatactgttATCCAAGATAATCAGAAGAAGTATCAAGTTGCTCCAGCACAAAATTCAG GCCTCGTGCTTTCATCGTCTCAAACCAAAAAAGTGGTTGAAAAAGGAAATGCCAAGAAAACATCCGCATCTTCAGTTTCTAAGGATCCTGATGCAAATGTTGCTGCTACTACTTCTTCTGAAGTTGCATCATCTCAAACCAAAGAAGCGGTTGAAGATGGAAATGCGGAGAAAACATCCGACTCTTCAGTTTCTAAGGATACTGATGCAAAAGTTGCTGCTACTAATTCTTCTGAAGTGGAGGCTTCATCTGAAAAAGCATGTCCAATTCTCTCGCCAACGTCAGATGTTAAGAAAGAAGCATCTACGAAAATTACATATGCGTCTATG GTTGCAAAGGCGAGTCCCACGACTTCTCCATTAATCACAAGCATTCATTCAAAATTCGACAAGAAAGCAGTAGCTCGTCTCACATTCAAAGCTTCAGCATCTTTTGTTCAAGGTGCCTCAGAAGTGTCAAATCCTAGGAGCACTGAATCAAATCCTTCAGTTCATTCCAACGCCGCTGAAACAGAGATGCAACCAG TTAAGAGAATATACATAGGAGGATTGCCATATGATATCACCAAACAACGCCTTCTGGAGGTTCTAAAACAATTCGGGCCGGTTAGAAGAAATTCAGACAGTATTCAGATTAGAAGACAAGAG GATGGTTTCTGTTGTGGATTCGTGGAATTCGAATCTGTGGATTCTGCACGTCGTGCAGTTGAG GCTCATCGTGTTAAATTTGGCCGAAAGGAATCCTACATGGCATATAGGAGATCGGCCTCCGATCGTG GAAAAAGTATGTCCTACGCACGTGAAAGCAGATAG